The genomic interval CTCGTAGCGGTCTTCGCACCGGCCAGTTTTACTCCGACGCGGTCCAACAGTACTTGATGAATGCAAAAGCCAAGCGTCGGATCAACCGGGCGAAATATGCAGCTCTTGGTGCAGCTGGCGGGGCTGCAATCGGAGGAGTGACCAGTCGAAACGCAGCACGGACAGGCGCCAGCATCGGTGCGTTCGTTGGTGCGACGGTCGGCGAAAGCAGAGCTCCAGTAAAATTCGACAAATGGCGATCAAATCGAGACAAGGATACTACAGTCTCCAGCAACTGATCTGGTAGAGCCAGTGTTGAGTGTTATCTTCTGGATGGACCCAAACATCCCGAAGTATCCCGAGAGTGGCTTGCTAAAGCGATTTAGAGATACTGTGCGCTTGCTGTCCGTTCATCCGTATCTCCTTCTTCGAGATCACGCTCGACGGAGATCACTCTTCGTGTCGGGATATCGAGTTGGCGTTCGTCGTCTGTAATTCGTATTTGGAGATAACGCTCTTGGGGCGTTATATTCGCTTCATCAGCGTGAACGGTCGCTACCTCATTAGTAGCGTCCTCGTATGTGACTTCGATCATATGGGAACGAGTCCTTTGAGACAGATCAATCATTCCGTCTCCTCACGTGGTGAACTCCTTTGTAGTGAAAGCCGCGTGCACCATCAGTAATTGGGATCTGAATGGTGTTACACGCGACCTCAATCAGGCTATCACTTCAGCTAGTTCGTTCTCGTCGAGGTCCCTGTAGTGAGCGATATCGCCGAGCAAAGCGTCGATGGTATCACACTCGTAGCACTGGCAGTCCTCATGTGTTGTGTCGATGAGTGTGCGAGCGATCAGTTGCCAGTCTTCGAACAACCATTCGTCGGGGCTTCCGGCGGGCATACGCCTGGGTGGGTCCGTCTTCTGGGATACACTCTTGGAGGGCCTAGATTAGTAGTCAAATATGAGCAGTAATCGAGTGAGTAGGACGCGTGGAAATCGACCCTTGGGGCTAAGGGCCGATGGTGACAACTGTCGACGGCAGTAGCTCGTCGACAATCGTGATACTGGGTGGCGCGATTTAACTCTAGTGTTTCGTATCAGTGGTGCCTTGTGCATGAGAGTCGCTTTAGCACCGACGTTGCACAAGGCAAGTCGCTTCTGAAATGAGGAGACTCGGTTGTTCTCAGTAGAAGACACGCTCTTCAACATTCTGTATGGTTTGCTACTGCTGCTAGTACGCTCTTTCGACAGTTCGGTGATCAAACTCACCCGGATTCCGTTCACGGAGCTTAGCGAGGAGTCGTGGGTAGTCAAAGAGCCGCAGTGCTTGGTTCTCACCGAAGAGGGCTGCAACCATGTATCGATCACCGACTGCGTAGTTCGTCGGATCGTGAAACACGAGAATGATTGTGGCGGTCGCAGGCCCAATCCTAGGCATTCAACAAAGCCGGTGATCTCAGTCCGATGAAGCAGCGATGTGAGCGGATGCTATACGGGAAAACACGATTTCTCTACTCCTGACGGCAGTACTGATACCGTCCCGGACCGTTGAACAGTCTGGTTGCTTCGTCGTCCACTGTACGGCGGACGTCGTCGCCAGCTCGCACGCGAACTTCGGTACCCCTCCTAATGTAAACCTAGAAAGATCGTCGTTGGTTGGTGCATCGTGGGAAGTCAAAGCTGGATCGGCTGCCTATGGAGCGAGCGTGAGGCCGTCTTCGGCGACGACCACGTCACCGTCGAAGACCGATTCGGCATCGCGTTGCATTACGTCGAGGTCACGGTACGGCATGATGTGCGTGAGAACGAGCGTCTGCACGCTAGCGTCCTGTGCGATCTCACCGGCGTCTGTCGCATTGCAGTGATTGGCAGTCAATGTGGACCTGTCCAGGCCTTCTTCCCCTGCTGCGTGCTGTGGCCACACGAACTGTTCGTCCGGGTTTGGAACGCGGTCTTTATCGACTGGGGCGGTGTTGCAGTCCTGAACGAGGATATCTGCGTCCTCGGCGAACTCGGCAAGCGACAGGATCTTCCGCGTATCGCCGGAGAAGACGACTGACGACCCCGTCTCGTGCTCCTCGAACCGGTAGGCGTATGTCTCGATCGAGTGCTCAACTGGCAATGCGTCGATATCCCAGCCGTCCATCTGGCGACTGAATCCGTCTGTCACGAGTTCTGTTTCGATGTTTGAGATGCCGTCCGTTGGATAGATATCTTTGCGGTACTCGATGTCTTCCTCGTAGACATCGTACAGCGCGTCGACGAGACGGTCGGTACCGTCTGGGCCGTACACTGTGAGCGATCCACGACCAGCCTCAGTCCAGCTCGTGAAGACGAAGTGGAAGAATGACGCGTTGTGATCCAGATGATGGTGGGTGAAAAACAGTGTCTCGATCTCTCCCATACCGATGTCGGCGTCCATCAGTCCGTAGACCGTCTTGGGCCCGCAGTCGATCATTACCGTGTCGTCTGCGACGTCGATCACGAGACTCGTGCCGCCACGTTCCGGGATCGGAACAGGACTTCCAGTCCCAACTAGCGTAATTTCCATGTGAGAATATACCACGAGAGCGCATTTGTATGTTCGTGTCCCCTCCTCGTCTTCACATTCCACTAATCAGCCTCACCTCGATGGAAGCATACCACGTGGACACGTTCGTCATCTTGGAGCACGTCGTCTCCACACCCCAGCGATCAGGCCCAAAACGACGACGCCAATAAACGAGAAGGCGAGAACCACTGTTAGGACGCTCGGATCCGTAAAACTCGTCGTTGCGATAAATAATGCAATTGCTGCGTTTCGAGCGGCGGTCGTGGTCGCAAGCACCTCCCGCGTATCCTGTGTCGGCCCTCCGAAAATGTATCCAAGTAGTAACGCCGCAGCAACGAGGACAACTGAGATCAGTAATGTCCCCGTTCTGACGAGGAGAATCATCTCGTCAATGTACACAACGAGTAATAAGACGATCAAAAAGGCAAACGAGTAATTAGAGAGACGCTGTATCGGCGGATACAGACGGTCAGCGAGAGACGGAAAGCGGACATCAACCGCGAACCCAAAGACGAGGGGGGCGAGTTGGACAGCAAAAACGAGCCAGGCGATGCCAAGCGGGTCTGGAGCTACGTTTCCGGGCATAAGTAGTGCGACTGTTATGGGGATTGTCACGACTGAGATGAGCGCGAATGCTGCAGGAAATCGGGATCCAATTTGCGAAGGTGGTGATCGATCAGAACAGGGAACAGACTGGCTGATCCAACGGCCAAACTACCTTAAATCAAACACAGAATACGCTTCGAAACGCGCTTTACAATTCCGCTATGGATGATTCGCACTGAGATACGAACCTAAGATGTCCACTGTAGCGTACGTCTCTAGGCACTGACGGGCCTTCCCGAACGCTTCGCTCTCTCGATCGGTTTCGGCCTCGATATAGAAGTAATAGTCGCCGAGTTCGCGTTTTGTTGGCCTCGATTGAATGTACGAAAGATTGATTCCATGACCGCTGAAACAGCCGAGGATGCTGTGGAGCAGGCCTGGACGATCTTCACTGGGGTCAAGTGTCAGTGACGTCTTGTCCTTCTCTTCGTTCGTCGGTCCGTTCAAGATCAGGAATCGGGTGGCATTCGATTTCGTATCCTGGACGCCCTCCCCGAGTACGTTCAACCCGTGAACCGTCCCAGCAAGCGCTGATGCGATTGCGGCCTCGTTCGGCCCGACTTCACTTGCTGCTTTCGCTGTCGAGGCTGCTTCGACAGTCTCCCAGCCGTGTTCACGAATGAGCGATCCACACTGGGTGAGCGCCTGAGGATGGGATCGTACTCGTTCGATCGCCTCGAGGTTACTCTCTCTGGAGAGCAGACAGTGGTTGATTTGGAGGATCTGCTCCCCACTGATGGTCACGTCTCGCTCCCAAAGCAGATCGATCATTCCTTCGACGCCGCCGCCGAGGGAGTTCTCAAAGGCAATGATCGCGGTTTCGATGTCCGAGTCAAAGATGTCTGTAATTGTCGAATAGAAAGTTGGTGTGTAGTCGTAATCGGAAAAGTATTGGTCCGCTGCACGGTGGGTATACGTTCCTTCGGGACCGAGTAGTGCGATTTCCATAGTGGTCTCTATCCGAGTCAAGACAGTGGATGTAAATATGTTTCCGGAATCATGGCTACTCGATCAATCCTCTATCTTCGCTTTACCACATGTGGTAAAATGCCGTTCTTGAAACTCTATCCGGCTATTGCGTATGCTTACTGACCAGCTGATCGCCGTTTTCGGCGCGAACCAAACGACGTCAACATGGTAAACACATCCTCTCTATGCAGCACCTCGTTTCTATCACATTCTGATGCTCTCAACGGAGCTACTGATTTTACCATCTGCGACTGTACGCACGGACTACCATCTCTTGACGCGGTCAGCCTTGTGCAACAAATCGCTTCTTGGATGTGAGATGTTGCACAAGGTAAATCCTCTTTGAGAAGCGACTATCTCTGTTGGTCCTAATCAACGGATATGCTCCTCACCAGCGGCCGACATCGTACGTATCTCGATACTGCTGGTAGTACGCTTTCTCAACAGTTCGGAGATCGAACCCACTCGGATTCCGTTCACGGAGCTTAGCGAGGAGTCGCGGGTAGTCAGAGAACCGTAGTGCTTGGTTCCGAGAGGTGTTTAAAGTGATCGACGATGCGTTCAGTAGCCTTATCGACCATAGCTTTCATTTCTTCGAGCGATTGCTCCAGTGGATTGTCGGTCGGCATCATCTCTTATCGGAAAATCAGTTGAGAAGTTTTTTTTAAGACTACTAGATAGAGCTATCGAATAATGATCCGAAGAGCGGATTCTGAAGGAGTCCTTATTCTATGACGGCTAAGCATCTACAATCTCCTGGACAGTACGTCTGGCTAATTGCGCGAAATCTACTAACTCTGGTTTGATATCGGCCTCGAGCCCTGTGTCACGTATTGCCCGTTCTGTTGGGGTACCGATCGCACCGATAATGGTTTCCTCTACCCCCTGTTTGAGTGCCGCCACATTGTCTTCCTCCTCGGCGATCTCGAAGAAATGATCCACTATCCTTGGTGACGTGAATAGTATCCCATCTAACTGACCGTCGATAGCAAGTGAAACTGACCGACCAGCGGTTTTCGGCCGATCCAATCGATACAACTGCGTTTCATGGACATCGGCACCGGCTGCTTCCAATCCTTTGACCAGTACATCACTACCATGCGCGCTACGAGCAATCTCGATAGTGTCTCCTTCAACCTCAGCAGAAAGTTCCCTAACGAGACCTGTGGACGTAAAGGTCGATGGAACAATATCAACTGAAAAGCCACTATCCCGTAATGCCGAAGCTGTTTGGTTACCAACAGCACACACTGTCTCTTCATCTGGATACCACCCGTGCTCCACAGCGAGTTCGACTCCGGTCGTACTAGTAAAAATACAATAATCTGCCCGTTGAGGCCTCTGTCCCGTCGGACAGAGAGTCAGCATTGGATCTGCGACTGGCGAGACATCCAGTGATTGAAGATACCGGACGGCCTCGTCGATACGAGTATCGTCTGGGCGAAGGACGGCCACTTGCGGCTTGGGCATAGTGAATGATCTGTCGCTGATAGACTTGGATATACCGGGAGTGAAGCGATGGATTCCGAGCTATTCAAACCTCCCGTCAGATTATCTAATCGTATGGACAACGATGACTCTCGCGATCATGTCGTCCCAGGGAGTGACGAAGAACTCGATACACCTGACGTTCGTGGCTACGACTTTCGTGGAGAGTTCGACTTTCAAGAGATGCTCGACTCCTACGCGACGACGGGGTTCCAAGCGACACAACTCGCAGAGGCTATCGATATCGCCGAACGCATGCAGGAGGCAGACGCTACTGTCTATCTCACGTTTACCTCGAATATCATCTCGTCAGGGCTGCGCGAGACGGTCGCGTATCTCGTTCGAGAAGGGTACGTGGACGTTCTCATCACGACATCCGGGTCGCTGACCGAGGATGTCATCAAGACAGCGAAACCGTTCAAGATGGGAGACTGGGATGCAGACGAAGCATCGCTTCGGGAGCAAGGTATCAACCGGCTCGGGAATCTCTTCGTCCCTTCTGATCGATACGTGTGGTTAGAGAAGTATCTCTATGACTTCTTCGACGATTTCTTTGCGGACGAAAAGATTCGGACCCCGACGGCCTTTGCACGTGAGTTAGGCGAGACACTCGACGACGATGACTCGGTATTGAAGCAGGCAGCCGATAACGACGTGCCAATATACTGTCCAGCGCTGACGGACGCCGAAGTCGGGAATTTCCTCTACTACTATCGACAGAGCTACGACTCGGAAGTTGGGATCGAGATTCTGGACGATTATGATTCGCTCATCGAGGACGGGTTGCTTGCAGACACGACAGGGCTCATTGCGGTCGGTGGTGGTGTACCGAAACACCACGCGATTATGACGAACCTTTTCCGGGGTGGGGCGGACTACGTTGTCTACATCTCAACAGGGATGGAAGGGGATGGATCATTATCTGGAGCGCCGCCAAACGAGGCCGTTTCATGGGGCAAAATTAAGCAAAAGCGAACGAATTACACGCAAGTCGAGGCAGAGGCGACGCTTGTCTTACCACTTCTTGTAGCTGGAGCATTCAAACAGTAGCAAGTGCCAAGAATTGGCTCATAATCATCAAATACGAAGTGAAAATGAGCCACCGCTGACAGGCGGAAACAATGCAAGTTCATCGCTGTCTTTGATTTTACTGACAAGATCAGAGTCTTCCGTGTACACGTTTTTGCCATTCTGGAGTATGTTTATGCGATTCCTGAGTTCACCGTTGTGATCCATGGTTCGCCCACGGAATTTAATATTTGTCAAGTAGTTCATCGGGAGCGTCGCCAGCAGTCTAAGTTGAATTTGGGTTATAGTCTATTATCACTTGATGGGCGTCTGTGATCCCATCCAGGTCCTTGAACAGCTTCTATCTTATATTCTATGCTACTAGTGTCATCACCTACAATACTAATTTCTATCTGTGGTATCATTCAACTATTTCCCCAAGTGCATCTACGACGCGGTCGGCCTGGTTTTTATTGATAATGAGTGGCGGTAGGAGGCGTACAACAGTCCTTCCTGCAGGGAGTGCGAGAATACGATGGTTCATCGCTAATTCCTGTAAGATACGGTTTGCGCCCCGTTTAACCTCAATACCCACCATCAACCCCTCGCCGCGGATATCCCGCACCCGGTTATCGAGTTCTACCTCTAACTGCTTCTGCAGGTACGTTCCGATCTCAGCAGCATGAACTGGGAAATGTTCCTCAGTAATCGTCGATATTGTCGCTTCGGCTGCCGCTGAGATAAGAGGGTTACCGCTGAATGTCGATGCATGGTCCCCATATTCCTCTGCAATCCAGTCGCGGCACATTGTCGCACCGATGGGTAATCCGTTTCCAAGTCCCTTTGCACTCGTGAGTATGTCTGGCACAACGTCTACATGCTCACAGGCCCAGAGCTTGCCTGTCCGACCTAATCCTGTTTGAACCTCATCCAGAATTAGTGCTGCCCCAGCCTCTGTGGTCAGCTCACGGATCATTTTCATGAAATTGGTAGAGGCAGGGTTGATACCGCCCTCGCCTTGGATGGGTTCGACTATGACAGCCGCTGTATCGTCATCGACTGCCTTTGCCATTGCGTCAGCATCATTATATTGGACGAACTCTACGTTCTCAAGAAGCGGCTTGTAAGGGTCCCTGTATTTCTCCTTCCACGTAGCTGAAAGTGCTCCCATTGTACGGCCATGGAACCCCTGTACTGTAGCGATAATTTTTGTATCGCCAGTAGCTGCACGAGCAAACTTCAGTGCAGACTCGTTGGCCTCAGTCCCGGAATTACAGAGCCAAACCTTTCCGATATCACCGGGCGCTACGTGTCCCAATGTCTCGTAGAGCTGACTTCGCACTGCAACAGGATATGATCCTTGCACATAGGTCAGGTCCGAAAGCTGGGTTGTGATGGCATCCGTAACCCTATCGTGGCCGTGACCCAACGGGACGCAAGCGTAGCTCGCACCCATATCGAGGTATTCGGTTCCATTGTCATCGTAGAGATACGGACCATTGCCTTCGACGATCTCGATAGGTTTCTCAGAATATACGAATTCACTCATTCTTAGCTATCACTGGTAGTACTCGGAAACATGCTGGGAAATATCTGTCCTACTCTACCCCGGATAATTACGACCAGACAATCCGTATTTGCTTCCTCAATGAGACCGTTAATTGATTTTCTGAAACGCTTTGATGGCATCTATCAGTGACTGCAGACATCAAATCCCGAATACAGTGTCTGAGAGGACGGGCTGTTTCTCGCGCGATAATTGGTAGCCCAAAACAAAAGAGGGGGCCTTGTCAACTCTGATTTGCTATTCTCCGTGTGTTGTCTGGGCTTTTAAGCGTGCAGGCGTGTATATTGCTATCAAGAGACACTACTATGACACTCCGGATAAGTAGCTAGTAGAGTGATAATGTCATCCTCATCCGAGAAGAAACAACCCCTATCGTTA from Halalkalicoccus subterraneus carries:
- a CDS encoding YMGG-like glycine zipper-containing protein; the protein is MNAKAKRRINRAKYAALGAAGGAAIGGVTSRNAARTGASIGAFVGATVGESRAPVKFDKWRSNRDKDTTVSSN
- a CDS encoding MBL fold metallo-hydrolase, with translation MEITLVGTGSPVPIPERGGTSLVIDVADDTVMIDCGPKTVYGLMDADIGMGEIETLFFTHHHLDHNASFFHFVFTSWTEAGRGSLTVYGPDGTDRLVDALYDVYEEDIEYRKDIYPTDGISNIETELVTDGFSRQMDGWDIDALPVEHSIETYAYRFEEHETGSSVVFSGDTRKILSLAEFAEDADILVQDCNTAPVDKDRVPNPDEQFVWPQHAAGEEGLDRSTLTANHCNATDAGEIAQDASVQTLVLTHIMPYRDLDVMQRDAESVFDGDVVVAEDGLTLAP
- the pheA gene encoding prephenate dehydratase; translated protein: MEIALLGPEGTYTHRAADQYFSDYDYTPTFYSTITDIFDSDIETAIIAFENSLGGGVEGMIDLLWERDVTISGEQILQINHCLLSRESNLEAIERVRSHPQALTQCGSLIREHGWETVEAASTAKAASEVGPNEAAIASALAGTVHGLNVLGEGVQDTKSNATRFLILNGPTNEEKDKTSLTLDPSEDRPGLLHSILGCFSGHGINLSYIQSRPTKRELGDYYFYIEAETDRESEAFGKARQCLETYATVDILGSYLSANHP
- a CDS encoding uroporphyrinogen-III synthase, with amino-acid sequence MPKPQVAVLRPDDTRIDEAVRYLQSLDVSPVADPMLTLCPTGQRPQRADYCIFTSTTGVELAVEHGWYPDEETVCAVGNQTASALRDSGFSVDIVPSTFTSTGLVRELSAEVEGDTIEIARSAHGSDVLVKGLEAAGADVHETQLYRLDRPKTAGRSVSLAIDGQLDGILFTSPRIVDHFFEIAEEEDNVAALKQGVEETIIGAIGTPTERAIRDTGLEADIKPELVDFAQLARRTVQEIVDA
- a CDS encoding deoxyhypusine synthase, which encodes MDNDDSRDHVVPGSDEELDTPDVRGYDFRGEFDFQEMLDSYATTGFQATQLAEAIDIAERMQEADATVYLTFTSNIISSGLRETVAYLVREGYVDVLITTSGSLTEDVIKTAKPFKMGDWDADEASLREQGINRLGNLFVPSDRYVWLEKYLYDFFDDFFADEKIRTPTAFARELGETLDDDDSVLKQAADNDVPIYCPALTDAEVGNFLYYYRQSYDSEVGIEILDDYDSLIEDGLLADTTGLIAVGGGVPKHHAIMTNLFRGGADYVVYISTGMEGDGSLSGAPPNEAVSWGKIKQKRTNYTQVEAEATLVLPLLVAGAFKQ
- a CDS encoding MoaD/ThiS family protein, translated to MNYLTNIKFRGRTMDHNGELRNRINILQNGKNVYTEDSDLVSKIKDSDELALFPPVSGGSFSLRI
- a CDS encoding aspartate aminotransferase family protein — encoded protein: MSEFVYSEKPIEIVEGNGPYLYDDNGTEYLDMGASYACVPLGHGHDRVTDAITTQLSDLTYVQGSYPVAVRSQLYETLGHVAPGDIGKVWLCNSGTEANESALKFARAATGDTKIIATVQGFHGRTMGALSATWKEKYRDPYKPLLENVEFVQYNDADAMAKAVDDDTAAVIVEPIQGEGGINPASTNFMKMIRELTTEAGAALILDEVQTGLGRTGKLWACEHVDVVPDILTSAKGLGNGLPIGATMCRDWIAEEYGDHASTFSGNPLISAAAEATISTITEEHFPVHAAEIGTYLQKQLEVELDNRVRDIRGEGLMVGIEVKRGANRILQELAMNHRILALPAGRTVVRLLPPLIINKNQADRVVDALGEIVE